The proteins below come from a single Candidatus Omnitrophota bacterium genomic window:
- a CDS encoding TonB-dependent receptor, whose amino-acid sequence MLRIICRVLIIFFISVTACAAEETQKLEKIVVTPSRLATTLSENSRSLTILDQEALESSVYDNAIPDLIGEIGGIDIRRRGPENVQADVNIRGATFEQNIVLIDGINVNDPQTGHFSMDIPITMMDVDTIEILKGPASSLYGANAFGGAINVITKKPTDEKKVTVYAEGGSNDYFNGGLSVTTPVGPVKNRFSFEQSRSTGYMPQTQFDILSLTNSTLVETGIGVYNFLFGYLNKDFGADSFYSNLFPNEYERTDTRFFKIEGKTEAGALSIEPKLFLRRHGDKFVLDQNRTGWQTNYSTTYSYGGELNFSLENAFSDVSWGYELSRDTIDSTNLETHSRTKDGFYMEIAPHLTENLHLNVGFREDYYGDFGWEASPTISANYKMLEHVTLRGSIGRAYRIPTFTDLYYNDAANRGRSSLSSESSWSYETGAEFNYEAYSIDAAYFHRDSFNTIDWIRFSTNDPWQATNIGTAKANGLELSFSVLPEKIYEGIPVKKVYVTNTMLDIFAKHDYLSKYALDYLKEHLSAGVELEASGFKNSWILNYKKRVGVPDFIVVDTKISKEIVRKGKVSFNAYIEVSNLFGVDYTEQSGIPMPGRWIKSGVSLEF is encoded by the coding sequence ATGCTGCGAATAATCTGCCGCGTTCTTATAATATTCTTCATATCCGTTACAGCATGCGCCGCCGAGGAGACGCAGAAACTGGAAAAGATAGTCGTTACGCCTTCCCGCCTGGCTACCACTTTAAGCGAAAATTCGAGATCTCTAACGATACTGGACCAGGAGGCCCTTGAGAGTTCGGTTTATGATAACGCCATACCTGATCTAATCGGAGAGATTGGCGGCATCGATATCAGGCGCAGGGGGCCTGAGAATGTGCAAGCTGATGTTAATATCAGGGGAGCCACGTTCGAGCAGAATATCGTGTTGATAGACGGCATAAATGTGAACGACCCGCAGACCGGCCATTTCAGCATGGATATTCCAATTACGATGATGGATGTGGATACGATAGAGATATTGAAGGGCCCCGCCTCCAGTCTATACGGCGCAAACGCGTTTGGCGGCGCCATAAACGTCATAACCAAAAAACCCACGGATGAAAAAAAAGTAACGGTGTACGCGGAGGGCGGTTCTAATGACTATTTCAACGGCGGTCTTTCGGTTACGACACCGGTGGGTCCTGTTAAGAACCGCTTTTCTTTTGAACAGAGCCGGTCCACGGGATATATGCCGCAGACCCAGTTCGACATATTGTCTCTTACAAACAGCACGCTGGTCGAGACCGGCATAGGAGTGTATAATTTTCTCTTCGGTTATCTGAATAAGGATTTCGGAGCCGACAGTTTCTATTCGAATCTCTTTCCTAATGAATACGAGCGCACCGATACCAGGTTCTTCAAGATCGAAGGTAAAACCGAGGCCGGGGCTTTAAGTATAGAGCCCAAGCTCTTCCTGCGAAGGCACGGGGATAAATTTGTGCTCGACCAGAACCGCACCGGATGGCAGACGAACTACAGCACCACTTATAGCTACGGCGGAGAATTGAACTTCTCGCTCGAAAACGCGTTCTCTGATGTATCATGGGGTTATGAATTATCGCGCGACACCATAGATTCGACAAACCTCGAGACACATAGCCGCACCAAAGACGGATTCTATATGGAGATCGCCCCGCACCTCACAGAAAACCTGCATCTGAATGTCGGATTCAGGGAGGACTATTACGGTGATTTTGGGTGGGAGGCCTCGCCGACCATAAGCGCGAATTATAAAATGCTTGAACACGTTACGCTGCGCGGCTCCATAGGCCGAGCGTACCGGATACCCACATTTACCGACCTATATTACAATGACGCGGCCAATAGAGGCAGATCGTCTCTATCCTCAGAGAGCTCCTGGTCGTATGAGACGGGCGCGGAATTTAATTACGAGGCATATTCCATCGATGCCGCATATTTCCATAGAGACTCTTTTAACACTATAGACTGGATACGGTTTTCTACGAATGATCCATGGCAGGCAACCAACATTGGCACCGCGAAAGCCAATGGCCTGGAGCTCTCTTTCTCTGTGCTTCCGGAGAAGATTTATGAAGGCATTCCGGTTAAAAAAGTGTATGTAACAAATACTATGCTCGATATATTCGCGAAACATGATTATCTTTCCAAATACGCGCTCGATTACCTGAAAGAGCATCTCTCGGCCGGCGTGGAGCTGGAAGCATCGGGATTTAAGAATTCCTGGATATTGAATTATAAGAAGAGGGTGGGTGTACCGGATTTTATCGTTGTGGACACGAAGATATCGAAAGAGATAGTTCGTAAAGGGAAAGTATCATTTAACGCCTATATAGAGGTTTCTAATTTATTCGGCGTGGACTATACCGAACAATCCGGTATTCCGATGCCGGGCAGATGGATCAAATCCGGAGTCTCTCTGGAATTTTGA
- the lpxB gene encoding lipid-A-disaccharide synthase, whose product MANKKILIVAGEPSGDLHASNLVKDLKSLDPTLQFYGIGGELSKKAGVDIVFDITKLALIGVIEVLKHIFVVKKAHDVLIARCNRDRPDIAILVDYPGFNLRLAKELAEKGIPVVYYISPQVWAWGRKRVYAIKKYVKKMLVFFKFEEDLYKQYGIDAKFVGHPLVDVVKVTASKDEVYKKYSLSKDKKTIALLPGSRELEIKILLPIIARAARLMSGKMDDVQFIISKHPHLDLSIYETALKGTSFDHRFVEGDTHNIVGAADFAVVASGTATLETGMLGTPLIVVYKTAFITSLFYYSVVDIHFLGLVNIVAGKEVAPELLQYCVTPENIADKVIGALSDPAGLASTRKELAAVKSSLGPGGASMRAAKAILLLLG is encoded by the coding sequence ATGGCCAATAAAAAGATCCTCATAGTCGCCGGCGAACCTTCCGGGGACCTCCATGCCTCGAATCTCGTAAAAGACCTTAAGTCCCTCGATCCCACACTGCAATTTTATGGCATCGGAGGAGAGCTTTCGAAGAAGGCCGGTGTCGACATAGTATTCGACATAACCAAGCTCGCGCTCATCGGCGTGATCGAGGTGCTAAAACACATATTCGTCGTAAAGAAAGCGCACGATGTATTGATCGCCAGATGCAACCGTGACCGGCCTGACATCGCCATCCTCGTCGACTATCCAGGGTTTAATCTCAGGTTAGCAAAAGAGCTGGCTGAAAAAGGAATCCCGGTGGTTTACTACATAAGTCCTCAGGTCTGGGCGTGGGGCCGGAAGAGGGTCTACGCTATAAAAAAATATGTCAAAAAGATGCTGGTCTTCTTTAAGTTCGAGGAAGATCTGTATAAACAATACGGTATCGACGCGAAATTCGTAGGACACCCTCTCGTGGACGTAGTAAAGGTCACAGCATCCAAAGACGAGGTATACAAAAAATATTCACTTTCGAAGGATAAGAAGACGATCGCCCTATTACCGGGCTCAAGGGAACTCGAGATAAAGATCCTGCTGCCGATAATAGCCAGGGCCGCTCGGCTCATGAGCGGCAAAATGGACGATGTGCAATTTATAATATCGAAACATCCGCACCTGGACCTTTCGATCTACGAGACCGCCTTGAAAGGCACATCGTTCGATCACAGATTCGTCGAGGGCGACACGCATAATATCGTGGGAGCCGCTGACTTTGCCGTCGTAGCCTCAGGCACAGCTACGCTTGAGACGGGAATGCTCGGGACGCCCTTAATAGTCGTGTACAAAACCGCCTTCATAACGTCTCTCTTCTACTATAGCGTAGTCGATATCCATTTTCTCGGCCTCGTCAATATAGTAGCCGGAAAAGAGGTGGCGCCGGAGCTCCTGCAATACTGCGTGACGCCGGAAAATATCGCCGACAAGGTCATCGGGGCGCTATCCGACCCTGCCGGACTTGCCAGCACACGTAAAGAGCTCGCCGCGGTGAAGTCGTCCCTCGGCCCCGGCGGAGCAAGCATGCGCGCCGCCAAAGCCATCCTGCTGCTACTGGGTTAA
- a CDS encoding Gfo/Idh/MocA family oxidoreductase gives METIRVGVVGVGHLGSIHAKMYSSLDSVKLAGVCDCNIERALEVGKRFKVASYSDYEELFDKVDAASIAVPTSLHYNVAKDFLRHGIHVLIEKPITKTLSEADELIEIAEQNKLILQVGHIERFNSAVLALEPYINRPKFIECQRLGPFHSRVKDVGVVLDLMIHDIDIVLGLIQQDVVSIEAVGLSTISNFEDVANVRLMFQDGTIADITASRVTKDVVRKMRIFQEESYLSLDYVTQDVMLFEKTGEKIVQKKIKIRKKNPLKKELKSFIDRVHTGKRPIVSGVEGRRALAVALEIIKKITPVKQ, from the coding sequence ATGGAGACGATAAGGGTGGGTGTGGTGGGGGTCGGGCATCTGGGCTCCATACATGCCAAGATGTACTCAAGTCTGGATAGCGTAAAACTGGCGGGGGTCTGCGACTGCAATATAGAGCGGGCTCTTGAGGTCGGAAAACGCTTTAAGGTCGCCAGTTACTCCGATTATGAGGAATTATTCGATAAAGTGGACGCCGCCAGCATAGCCGTTCCCACAAGCCTCCATTATAATGTGGCCAAGGATTTCCTGCGGCACGGCATACACGTATTGATAGAAAAACCTATCACCAAAACACTCTCTGAGGCGGACGAACTCATAGAGATAGCCGAACAGAATAAGCTTATCCTGCAGGTGGGACATATAGAGCGTTTTAACTCCGCAGTGCTCGCGCTAGAGCCGTACATAAACAGGCCCAAGTTCATAGAGTGCCAGAGGCTGGGGCCCTTTCACTCAAGGGTAAAAGACGTCGGCGTCGTGCTGGACCTCATGATACACGATATAGATATAGTCCTTGGCCTGATACAGCAGGATGTCGTAAGTATAGAGGCTGTCGGGCTTTCCACGATATCGAATTTCGAGGATGTGGCGAACGTCCGGCTGATGTTCCAGGACGGCACTATCGCGGATATCACCGCGAGCCGCGTAACAAAGGACGTGGTCCGGAAGATGCGCATATTCCAGGAAGAGTCCTACCTCTCCCTCGACTATGTCACTCAGGACGTGATGTTATTCGAGAAGACCGGCGAGAAGATAGTGCAGAAGAAGATAAAGATCAGAAAGAAGAATCCCCTCAAGAAAGAGTTGAAATCCTTCATCGATCGCGTCCATACCGGAAAACGGCCCATAGTATCGGGCGTCGAAGGAAGACGTGCGCTCGCGGTAGCGTTAGAGATAATAAAGAAGATAACTCCGGTCAAACAATAA
- a CDS encoding ABC transporter ATP-binding protein — MDKYRRLIRFVFPHAWVLAAAGVCMVATSALSGVSIGMIIPLVDNVISGKKISIPGGVPIPGLLQTLIDKVNSMSASQLLSSMTIIIVILWLLKSFFEFCQTYLMNDVAQRVIRDIKNIIYKKILTLSMDFYSRNSTGKLMARITNDSAIVRDSISTGLTDLIYQPIQLVIYTVMLLAIKVYFSIPWTLIWISLLLFALVIYPVVKIGKRLKSISRQSQEKIADITTTLHETISGIRVVKAFSMEDYEAKKFENQNQTFYKLSMKSVKRMTVVSPITEFVGILCIAIIMLMAGKQIVSGALSAGAFVTFLAAMLSLMRPMKRLTNVYTINQQAMAAADRIFDVLDTEPSVQEKAGAVKLPRINKGVEFKDVRFKYDDKDVLKGISFNVPVGNVAAFVGPSGVGKTTILNLLPRFYDVTGGRILIDGIDVRDCAVKSLMGQIGIVTQETILFNDTVAANISYGSGSDNIEEITKAAKIANAHNFIMKMPQGYSTVVGERGFRLSGGEKQRLAIARAVFKDPPILILDEATSQLDTESEMLVQEAIDRMMSGRTVFVVAHRLSTIKHASTIYVMDSGRIIEFGAHDELIKKGGLYKRLYDMQFKDNII, encoded by the coding sequence ATGGATAAATACCGCAGATTAATAAGATTCGTCTTTCCGCATGCCTGGGTGCTTGCCGCGGCAGGGGTGTGCATGGTGGCCACATCTGCCTTAAGCGGTGTTTCCATAGGCATGATAATACCTCTTGTGGATAACGTCATATCGGGCAAGAAGATATCCATACCGGGAGGGGTGCCTATACCCGGGCTCCTGCAAACCCTCATCGATAAAGTGAACTCGATGAGCGCCTCACAGCTTTTGAGCAGTATGACCATTATTATAGTGATCCTGTGGCTCCTTAAGAGTTTCTTCGAATTTTGCCAGACATACCTGATGAACGACGTAGCCCAGCGTGTGATAAGGGACATAAAGAACATCATATATAAAAAGATACTTACCCTTTCTATGGATTTCTACTCCAGGAATTCTACTGGGAAGCTGATGGCGCGTATCACCAATGATTCGGCCATCGTAAGAGATTCGATCTCGACGGGGCTTACGGACCTGATCTATCAGCCTATACAGCTTGTTATATACACCGTGATGCTTCTGGCCATAAAGGTATATTTTTCCATTCCATGGACGTTGATCTGGATAAGCCTTTTGTTATTCGCGCTTGTGATTTACCCCGTAGTTAAGATCGGGAAGCGCCTTAAGTCTATTTCGAGGCAGTCTCAGGAAAAGATAGCCGACATAACGACCACCCTGCATGAAACCATATCCGGCATCAGGGTCGTCAAGGCCTTCTCTATGGAGGATTACGAAGCTAAAAAATTCGAGAACCAGAATCAGACTTTCTACAAGCTTTCGATGAAGTCCGTAAAGAGGATGACGGTGGTGAGCCCCATTACCGAATTCGTCGGGATACTATGCATAGCGATAATCATGTTAATGGCAGGCAAACAGATAGTCTCCGGCGCTCTTTCGGCAGGCGCATTTGTAACGTTTCTCGCGGCCATGTTATCTTTAATGCGGCCGATGAAGCGCCTGACCAACGTATATACCATAAACCAGCAGGCCATGGCTGCCGCCGACAGGATATTCGATGTTCTGGACACTGAACCATCCGTCCAGGAGAAGGCTGGCGCGGTAAAACTGCCCAGGATCAACAAGGGCGTCGAGTTTAAGGATGTCCGTTTCAAATATGACGATAAAGATGTCCTTAAGGGCATAAGTTTCAATGTCCCTGTGGGCAATGTCGCGGCATTTGTGGGCCCCAGCGGAGTGGGGAAGACCACCATATTGAACCTCCTCCCCCGTTTTTACGATGTTACCGGAGGCCGGATCCTGATAGACGGCATAGATGTACGCGATTGCGCGGTTAAATCCCTTATGGGGCAGATAGGTATAGTGACGCAGGAGACGATATTATTTAATGATACAGTAGCCGCTAACATATCCTATGGCTCAGGAAGCGATAATATAGAAGAGATCACGAAGGCCGCAAAGATAGCCAATGCGCACAATTTCATAATGAAGATGCCTCAGGGCTACAGCACGGTAGTCGGCGAAAGAGGTTTCAGGCTATCGGGGGGAGAAAAGCAGAGGCTGGCTATAGCCAGAGCCGTATTTAAAGACCCTCCGATACTTATACTTGATGAGGCCACATCGCAGCTTGATACGGAGAGCGAGATGCTGGTGCAGGAAGCGATAGACAGGATGATGTCCGGAAGAACGGTATTTGTTGTGGCTCATAGGCTTAGCACAATAAAGCATGCTAGCACTATCTATGTAATGGATAGTGGCCGAATCATAGAGTTTGGCGCGCACGATGAATTAATTAAAAAAGGCGGCCTTTACAAGCGGCTTTACGATATGCAGTTTAAGGATAATATAATTTAA
- the rpsB gene encoding 30S ribosomal protein S2, whose amino-acid sequence MVESTLMKSLLEAGVHFGHETKRWNPKMKKYIFGSKNGIYIIDLEKTQNLILKACDFLKSIASSGGYILFVGTKKQAQDIIKEEASRCGMFYVHHRWLGGMLTNFQTIKKSIKRLFDIERMKEDGTMAKLSKKEVSALNKELLKLNKNLEGIRNMDKLPKAVFMVDAKKEDIAVKEAVTLKIPIVALVDTNSDPDNIKYVIPGNDDAIRSIKLVTGIMADAVLAGKEAFKAGVKKAIEDAAAEAAEEEAEGEDIKVVDEKVEEIVEGDIKLKEDEELPKNIPIKKKKKIIK is encoded by the coding sequence ATGGTTGAATCTACACTGATGAAGAGCTTATTAGAGGCGGGTGTGCATTTCGGACATGAAACTAAGAGGTGGAATCCGAAGATGAAGAAGTACATCTTCGGTTCTAAAAACGGGATCTATATAATAGACCTTGAGAAGACCCAAAACCTGATACTGAAAGCCTGCGATTTCCTGAAGAGCATCGCTTCAAGCGGCGGTTATATACTATTCGTCGGCACCAAGAAGCAGGCGCAGGATATAATAAAAGAAGAGGCCTCCAGATGCGGCATGTTCTATGTGCATCACAGATGGCTGGGCGGAATGCTTACCAACTTCCAGACGATAAAAAAGAGCATAAAGAGGCTTTTCGATATCGAGAGGATGAAAGAAGACGGCACGATGGCGAAGCTTTCCAAAAAAGAGGTTTCGGCGCTGAACAAGGAGCTTTTGAAGCTCAATAAGAACCTCGAAGGCATAAGGAATATGGATAAGCTGCCCAAGGCCGTCTTCATGGTCGATGCTAAGAAAGAGGATATCGCCGTAAAAGAGGCGGTCACTCTTAAGATACCGATAGTGGCTCTCGTGGACACTAACTCCGACCCGGACAATATCAAATATGTTATACCGGGTAACGACGATGCCATACGTTCGATCAAGCTGGTGACGGGCATCATGGCCGATGCTGTCCTTGCGGGCAAGGAGGCATTCAAGGCCGGAGTAAAAAAAGCCATAGAAGACGCCGCGGCCGAAGCCGCTGAAGAAGAGGCCGAAGGTGAAGATATAAAAGTCGTCGATGAGAAGGTCGAGGAGATAGTCGAAGGGGATATAAAACTTAAAGAGGACGAAGAGCTTCCGAAGAATATCCCTATAAAGAAAAAGAAGAAGATTATTAAATAA
- the tsf gene encoding translation elongation factor Ts produces MTEAIKKLREKTNAGIVACQKALQEAGGDVDKAVEVLRKQGVALASKKVGRSAKEGKVESYIHMGGKIGVLVEVNCESDFVARNDDFKAFVKDLAMQVAAFNPIYVKKEDVPAEAVKKETEIIKAQLTGKPAGAIDKIVEGKLAKFYEDACLLEQPFIKDSGMKVKDMLTSMIAKIGENIIVRRFVRYQVGEELK; encoded by the coding sequence ATGACAGAGGCTATCAAGAAATTGAGGGAAAAGACCAATGCCGGCATCGTCGCATGCCAGAAGGCGCTTCAGGAGGCCGGCGGTGATGTGGATAAAGCGGTAGAAGTATTGCGGAAGCAGGGAGTGGCGCTCGCCTCGAAGAAAGTCGGGCGCTCGGCCAAAGAGGGGAAGGTCGAGAGCTATATACATATGGGCGGCAAGATCGGAGTGCTCGTCGAGGTGAACTGCGAATCCGACTTTGTGGCCAGGAACGATGATTTCAAGGCTTTCGTCAAGGATCTAGCGATGCAGGTGGCGGCATTCAACCCTATCTATGTTAAGAAGGAAGATGTCCCGGCCGAGGCGGTGAAGAAAGAGACGGAGATAATCAAGGCGCAGCTCACAGGCAAGCCCGCCGGGGCGATCGACAAGATCGTCGAAGGCAAGCTTGCGAAGTTTTACGAGGATGCCTGCCTCCTGGAACAGCCTTTCATCAAAGATTCCGGCATGAAGGTGAAAGATATGCTTACGTCGATGATCGCCAAGATAGGCGAGAATATAATAGTGCGCCGGTTTGTGAGGTATCAGGTAGGCGAAGAGTTGAAGTAG
- the pyrH gene encoding UMP kinase, whose product MTKPIFKRVVIKLSGEALQGRLGYGIDCDVTSAIAKQIKEVRALGVDVAIVIGGGNIFRGVVGSAKGIDRVSADYMGMLATVINGLALQDALEKNGVFTRVQTAIQMQQMAEPFIRRRAIRHMEKGRVVIFVGGTGNPYFTTDTTAALRAIEIGAEVILKATKVDGVYSSDPIKNKRARKYDSLRYIDVLKKGLKVMDATAISLCMDNKLPIIVLNLFKEGNIKKVILGEKIGTIVKG is encoded by the coding sequence ATGACAAAACCCATATTTAAGAGAGTGGTTATAAAACTGAGCGGCGAAGCTTTGCAGGGCCGCCTTGGCTATGGCATAGATTGCGATGTGACCAGCGCTATAGCTAAGCAGATAAAAGAGGTTCGCGCGCTCGGCGTCGATGTCGCTATAGTTATAGGCGGCGGCAATATCTTCAGAGGAGTGGTGGGCTCCGCTAAAGGTATCGACAGGGTAAGCGCCGATTATATGGGTATGCTTGCCACGGTTATTAACGGATTGGCCCTGCAGGATGCCCTTGAGAAGAACGGCGTCTTCACCCGCGTCCAAACGGCGATACAGATGCAGCAGATGGCGGAGCCTTTCATAAGAAGACGCGCAATAAGACACATGGAGAAGGGGCGTGTCGTGATATTTGTAGGAGGCACCGGTAACCCGTATTTTACCACAGATACTACAGCTGCCCTCCGCGCGATAGAAATAGGCGCTGAAGTTATTCTCAAAGCCACAAAAGTCGACGGCGTCTATTCATCCGATCCCATTAAAAATAAGAGGGCCCGTAAATACGACAGCCTGCGCTACATAGATGTCCTGAAGAAGGGGTTGAAGGTGATGGATGCGACCGCGATAAGTCTCTGCATGGATAATAAGCTGCCGATAATCGTATTGAACCTTTTCAAGGAAGGTAATATTAAAAAAGTCATATTGGGTGAGAAGATAGGCACTATCGTAAAGGGGTGA
- the frr gene encoding ribosome recycling factor → MTVKEVLHDAESKMKKTVEATQRDFSAVRTGRASSALVDGIKVDYYGAITPLKQLAAVTTPDARLVMIQPWDKNSLVDIEKAILKSDLGIAPTNDGKVIRLAMPPLTQERRSELDKVLKKIAEDGHISIRTGRHAALETIKKLEKDKAITEDDRFKAHEDIQKLTDKYIKEIDTILAAKEKDIQG, encoded by the coding sequence ATGACAGTTAAAGAAGTTTTGCATGATGCTGAATCGAAAATGAAGAAGACAGTGGAAGCCACTCAGCGGGATTTTTCGGCGGTAAGGACCGGGAGAGCGTCCAGCGCGCTTGTCGATGGCATAAAGGTCGATTACTACGGAGCTATCACGCCTCTAAAGCAGCTGGCGGCGGTGACGACTCCGGATGCGCGCCTGGTGATGATCCAGCCATGGGACAAGAACTCGCTGGTAGATATCGAGAAGGCGATCCTGAAGTCCGATTTGGGCATAGCGCCGACCAATGATGGTAAAGTTATAAGATTGGCCATGCCGCCGCTAACTCAGGAAAGACGTTCCGAACTGGATAAGGTGCTAAAAAAAATAGCCGAGGACGGCCATATATCGATAAGGACCGGAAGGCATGCGGCTCTGGAGACGATCAAGAAACTCGAGAAGGACAAGGCGATCACCGAAGATGACAGGTTTAAAGCTCATGAAGATATCCAGAAGCTCACCGATAAATACATCAAAGAGATAGACACGATCCTCGCCGCAAAAGAGAAAGATATCCAGGGATAA
- a CDS encoding metallophosphoesterase family protein, whose translation MKTSLQRVDKKELRLKGIKEIVVLGDVGCTGFNEDSKKIFDEILRIKASLFFIMGDIAFSGKNPQFDEFITFCNERLTAPAFALCGNHDIPGYAGYFGRSSYALIFDHAACLFLDNSKAHFQERDLKFLKEELEKYKEKRFIILFHIPPPVSFNRSCMGADEWGKLRRVLDAHKEKIECIICAHIHGYYNYRLDGYNIFITAGGGAAMIYDLPREELKAHNYLKLSLHGDASINIAIKRIVKE comes from the coding sequence TTGAAGACATCTTTACAGCGTGTCGATAAGAAAGAATTGCGGCTGAAAGGGATAAAGGAGATCGTCGTATTAGGCGATGTGGGATGCACCGGTTTTAACGAAGATAGTAAAAAAATATTCGACGAGATATTGCGCATTAAGGCCAGCCTCTTCTTTATCATGGGGGATATCGCGTTTTCAGGAAAGAATCCGCAATTTGATGAGTTTATAACTTTTTGTAATGAACGCCTGACTGCTCCGGCATTCGCGCTGTGCGGCAACCATGATATTCCGGGTTATGCCGGATATTTTGGACGGTCTTCTTACGCTCTCATATTCGATCACGCCGCATGCCTCTTCCTGGATAATTCGAAGGCGCATTTTCAGGAAAGAGATTTGAAGTTTTTGAAAGAAGAATTAGAAAAATATAAGGAAAAAAGATTTATCATACTTTTTCATATTCCGCCGCCGGTCAGCTTTAACCGCAGCTGTATGGGCGCCGATGAGTGGGGGAAGTTGCGAAGAGTTCTTGACGCTCATAAAGAAAAGATAGAATGTATTATATGCGCCCATATACACGGGTATTACAATTATCGGCTCGACGGTTATAATATATTTATCACTGCCGGCGGGGGAGCGGCCATGATTTATGATCTGCCGAGAGAAGAACTTAAGGCGCACAATTATCTTAAGTTATCTCTCCATGGAGATGCCTCGATAAATATAGCCATAAAAAGAATAGTGAAAGAATAA
- a CDS encoding ABC transporter ATP-binding protein: METTLKISGLTVSYSRGFKDKKTVLRGLDLEIHKGEIFGLLGPNGAGKTTLIKSIIGLIGIEEGAISIFGGSSFSGGIRSKLGYMPEVANYYWFMTPGEILGALGALSGMKKTLLRDKIDSTLELVGLKTERDDLVSTFSKGMQERLNIAQALLHDPEFLILDEPFSGLDPLGRSHTRNILKKLKKQNKTILLSSHELSEAELICDTVCVMRDGKVLKQGPLRKLLDEKGDHSLETYFMRIIGEDA; encoded by the coding sequence ATGGAAACTACATTAAAGATATCCGGACTAACCGTCTCATACAGCCGCGGCTTTAAAGATAAAAAGACCGTTCTGCGCGGACTGGATCTGGAGATACATAAGGGAGAGATCTTTGGCCTGCTCGGCCCTAACGGAGCCGGCAAGACGACCCTGATAAAGTCGATAATAGGCCTGATCGGTATCGAGGAAGGCGCTATCTCGATATTCGGCGGATCTTCGTTCTCCGGAGGCATACGCTCAAAGCTCGGCTATATGCCGGAGGTCGCGAACTATTACTGGTTTATGACACCGGGGGAAATACTGGGCGCCTTGGGCGCTCTTTCCGGGATGAAGAAAACCTTGCTCAGGGATAAGATAGACAGCACACTGGAACTGGTGGGCCTCAAGACCGAGCGGGACGATCTTGTCAGCACATTTTCCAAAGGCATGCAGGAACGGCTCAATATCGCGCAGGCGCTTCTGCATGACCCGGAATTCCTGATCCTGGATGAACCGTTTTCGGGGCTTGACCCGCTGGGCAGGAGCCATACAAGAAATATATTAAAGAAGCTTAAAAAGCAGAATAAGACGATACTCCTGTCGTCGCATGAACTTTCGGAAGCTGAACTCATATGCGACACCGTCTGCGTGATGAGAGACGGCAAAGTGTTGAAGCAGGGGCCGTTAAGGAAGCTGCTTGATGAAAAGGGCGACCACAGCCTGGAGACCTATTTCATGAGGATCATAGGCGAAGATGCGTAA
- a CDS encoding ABC transporter permease, translated as MRKIIILSGCVIKELLRRKDFYLIFVLLIVMIIYAGLISFGGEQGFQRYFKEIGISLAYIFSVIIAVTFASRQVPQEVESKTIYPILARPVSRAVFLIGKFAGVLLVSVISFTLFYAVFIVSSLLRGDFSSPSLLLAEGYLLHIFLLSFFTALTILLSLFLSAAANVGLSLIIYLSTNWFGASLPGYIYLPHPELFDIKEKIVHTWDLVPGWVLLFLGAYAAIYTSIFLFSACLVFKKRDL; from the coding sequence ATGCGTAAGATCATCATCTTAAGCGGATGCGTAATAAAGGAGCTTTTAAGGCGGAAGGATTTTTACCTTATATTCGTCCTTCTTATAGTGATGATCATTTACGCGGGCCTGATATCATTCGGCGGAGAACAGGGATTTCAGAGATATTTTAAGGAGATAGGGATATCGCTCGCATATATCTTTTCGGTGATAATCGCCGTGACCTTCGCCTCGCGCCAGGTCCCTCAGGAGGTGGAATCGAAGACCATATATCCGATCCTGGCTCGCCCTGTTTCGCGCGCCGTATTTTTAATAGGTAAATTTGCGGGCGTTCTACTCGTCTCCGTAATAAGTTTTACGCTATTCTACGCGGTCTTCATCGTCTCATCCTTGTTACGGGGCGACTTTTCATCTCCGTCGCTCCTTCTCGCCGAAGGGTATCTTCTGCATATTTTCCTATTGTCATTTTTTACGGCTCTCACGATATTATTATCGCTCTTCCTAAGCGCCGCCGCGAACGTCGGATTGTCGCTTATCATTTACCTGTCGACCAATTGGTTCGGCGCCTCGCTCCCCGGATATATATATCTGCCGCACCCGGAACTATTCGATATAAAAGAGAAGATAGTACATACATGGGACCTTGTGCCAGGATGGGTGCTTCTTTTCCTCGGGGCCTACGCGGCGATTTACACCTCCATATTTTTATTTTCCGCTTGCCTGGTATTTAAAAAACGGGACCTGTAA